The genomic region CGCAAGCGCTACGTCGTCTATAACGGCTATGCCGAGGCCTCGGCCATCCCGTCGGGCTGGCACGGCTGGATGCATCATCGCACAGACGTTCCGCCGTCGGAGGAGACCTACGTCCCCAAGGAATGGCAAAAGGCTCACAAGCAGAACCTGACTGGCACGCCGCAGGCCTATCGCCCGCCGGGTTCGCTTGCCGTTGCCGGCGAGCGCCCGCGCGTCACCGGCGACTACGACGCGTGGACGCCCGGCAACTGATCGGATCGCCCAACCCGCGCTTTGGCCACATTTGGCGTTTACGCGCTGCAAACCGGCTGCTCATTGCATGAGTTCTGCCGACCGATACCACGCTGGAGACTGGCGGATATGACGTTTTTCACGCGAGGCGCTTCTTTGCGTGCGGCGACCGCAGCGATTTTTGCCCTTGGCGCCATCGCAGTATCCGTGCCGGCCGAAGCCGCCCGTATCTCCAATCCTGTCGCAGTGTTTTCAGGCCTCGACAAGATCACCGGCCGCATCACCACATTCGACGTATACCTGAACGAAACCGTTCAATTCGGCGCTCTTCAGGTGACGCCAAAAGCCTGCTATTCGCGCGACGATGCCGAGCAGCAAAAGGTTGACGGGTTCGTCGAGGTCGACGAGATCACGCTGGACCGCCGCATCCGCCGCATCTTCACCGGCTGGATGTTCGCCGACAGCCCCGGCCTCAACGCCGTCGAGCACCCGATCTACGACGTCTGGCTGAAAGAGTGCAAACAAAAGTCCGACGTCCCGCCGCCGGATGCTGCGAAGACGAATTGAGCCGAATTTTTGATTTGAAGCGGCGTCGATTTGTTAAGCGTCAGAAACGCCGTTGTGGTGAGGCGCGGATCGAAATGCGCCACCACCGATTTGAATGCCAACGAACTTGACCGTCGATGTCGTCCGGGTCGGAGAGGCGCACCTGGACTCTTCAAATGCTGCGAATTGTAGATTAGGGCCGAAGCAAAAAGGCTTAGTGGCGCATTTTTTTGTGCTTGGCAATAGCTAGTTGCCTGTCTGCATCTAAGATATCGTCAAGGTCGTTTTATGCACTCTCCATCTTAAGAATCCGAGGCTGCCTCATGGGAACTTCGAAAGACCAAAAATCCAATTTTGTTCCGTTTTTTCTCTTCCTCGTATATAGTTTGCCAATTCTTATTTTCGCGAATTTGATATCCTTTTGGATAATTTCTCATTTTCATGATTTTAAAAGTTTTTTGAATTCCAACTACGTCGAAATTTTTCCTAAAAACTATGAATATATTTCCGCCCTACGAAGTTTCGAAGTTGATACCAACACTATTGCATATATTGCGATAGCAAACTGCGTTTCTGCGTTTTTATGCTATTCGTATGGATTTGCGTACGTTGCGGTCGCAGTATTCGTTATGCCATGCCGTAATATTGAAAGTATAAAAAGCGGAAAGGAAATACCTTTCAAGGTGATCGCTTATGGGGTGACTATCACAGCCGCAATCATTTGGGTTTTGTATGAGTCCAACTTTCGCGAAACATATGTAATTTATCAATTGTCGGTTTATAGACCGCTTTTTTCGCTCTTCATAGTTAGTTTATTTCTTTATTGCTCAACGATGGGAGTTGCTATAAGCGTTGCTTTGATTTCCGAAAAGAGCGTCAGCTATTTTGTGAAGACCCATGGCGATGTCTGAGTAAAGCGATTTATTATTTAGAATAGTAAATTTCGCGACTCCATCGCCGCCTTCAACAGCACCGCATACTCGTCCTTCGGCACATCGATTGCGCCGAAGCTCTTGAGGTGATCGGTCGTAAACTGGGTGTCCAGCAGCGTGAACCCCTTTTGCCGCAGGCGCTCCACCAAATGCACCAGGCAGATCTTCGACGCATCCGTCCGGCGTGAAAACATGCTCTCGCCGAAGAAGGCCGAGCCGAGCGAGACGCCGTAGAGGCCGCCGACGAGGTCGTTGCCGTCCCAGGCTTCGACCGAATGGGTGTGGCCGACGCGGTGAAGGGCGGAGTAGAGGCTGCGTATGGTGGAGTTGATCCAGGTGGATGGCCGACCGCTCGTCGCTTCGCCGCAGGCGGCGATGACAGCGTCGAAATCGTAGTCGAAGCGGATTTCGAAGGGGGATTTGCGGACGGTCTTGGCGAGGCTTTTGGAGACGTGGAACCCGTCCAAGGGCAGGATGCCACGCATCTCAGGCTCGACCCAGAAGATCTCCGGATCGTCGGCCGATTCGGCCATCGGAAAAAGGCCGATGGAATAGGCCCGCAGAAGGATCTCGGGGGTAAGCCCTTGCGATCTTCTGCGGGAGCCTGCCATTGCTTACTCTACCGGCTTTTCGAGGTAGTGCTCCAGCCAGTGGATATCGTAATCGCCATTGGCGATATCCTGGTTGGAGACCAGATCCTGGAACAGCGGCAGGGTGGTCTTGATACCGTCGACGACGAATTCGTCGAGTGCACGACGCAGCCGCATCATGCATTCGACGCGGGTACGGCCGTGAACGATCAGCTTGCCGATCAGGCTGTCGTAGTAGGGCGGGATCTTGTAGCCCTGGTACACACCGGAATCGATGCGTACGCCGAGACCGCCCGGCGCGTGAAAATGCGTGATCGTGCCGGGCGAGGGCACGAAGGTGCGCGCATCCTCGGCGTTGATACGGCATTCGATGGCGTGGCCCTGGAAATGAACCTCGTCCTGCGTCACCGAAAGACCGCCACCGGAGGCGACGCGGATCTGCTCGTGCACGAGGTCGATGCCGGTAATCGCTTCCGTTACCGGATGCTCGACCTGCAGGCGGGTGTTCATTTCGATGAAATAGAACTCGCCGTTTTCATAGAGAAACTCGATGGTGCCGGCGCCGCGATATTTCAGCTTCTTCATGGCATCGGCGCAGATCTGGCCGATCTTCATCCGCTGCTCGACGTTGAGCGCCGGCGAATTGGCTTCTTCCCAGACCTTCTGGTGGCGGCGCTGCAATGAGCAGTCGCGCTCGCCGAGATGGATGGCGTTGCCTTCGCCGTCGCCGAACACCTGGACTTCGATATGGCGCGGCGTCGTCAGGTATTTTTCCATGTAGACGGCGTCGTTGCCGAAGGCAGCAAGCGATTCCGAGCGGGCCGTCGACCAGGCCTCCAGCACATCGTCAGGCGAATGCGCCAGCTTCATGCCGCGTCCGCCGCCGCCCGCCGTCGCCTTGATCAACACGGGGTAGCCGATTTCGGCAGCCGTCTTGATGGCGTCGGCTTCGGTCTTGACTTCGCCGTCGGAGCCGGGAACCACCGGGATGCCGAGTTCGACTGCCGTCAGCTTGGCGGTGATCTTGTCGCCCATCAGCCGGATATGTTCGGCTGTCGGGCCGATGAAGGTGATGCCGTGGGCTTCCAGGATATCGGCGAACTTGGCGTTCTCCGACAGGAAGCCGTAGCCGGGATGCACGGCATCTGCGCCGGTGATCTCGCAGGCAGCAACGATCTGGTGAATGTTTAGATAGCTATCGCGGGCCTGTGGCGGGCCGATGCAGACGCTCTCGTCGGCAAGCCGCACATGCATCGCATCGGCATCGGCCGTCGAGTGAACGGCAACGCACGGAATGCCGAGCTCCTTGCAGGCGCGCAGCACGCGAAGGGCGATTTCGCCGCGATTGGCTATGAGGATCTTGGAAATCATGGGCATGGGCCTACTACTCGATGATGACGAGAGCTTCGCCATACTCGACCGGCCGCCCGTCTTCGATGAGGATTTCGGTCACCTTGCCGGATTTCGGCGCAGGTATCTGGTTCATCGTCTTCATGGCTTCGATGATCAGCAGCGTCTGGCCTTCCTTGACCATGGCGCCGACTTCGATGAAGGCGCGGGCGCCGGGAGCAGAGGCCATGTAGACAGTGCCGACCATCGGTGCCGAAACGACGTTGTCTGGATTGCGTACGAGGGCAGCCGGAACGGCGGCAGCGGCTGCAGCCGGTGCTGCCATCTGCTGCGGCGCCGCCATCATCGGCGCCTGGACATACTGCGTCGTGCCGGCGCGGGAAACGCGGATGCGCAGATCGTCCTGTTCGACCTCGATCTCCGTCAGATCGGTCTCGTTGAGGATGTTTGCGAGATTGCGGATCAGTGCCTCGTCGATACCCGGTTTGTTGTCAGCCATGGAATTTGCCCTGTGTCATTCTTGTTATTGCGTCAATCTGGTCAGGCGCGATGCGCCTCTGTCGTTTACTAGGCGGGCCGCCGCCGCGCACCGCTTCCTTCGTGGGCCGCATCCCGTAGCTTGGGGATCCCGCTGTCGCCAGCGTCTGGCTCAGGCACGACTGACGCTGGAAGCGCCGGGCCGTTGAGGAGAAGAATGGTGTGCGTCATCATCGGTTCCGTCAAAGTCCAGGGCAACCTATAGACTCCCGCGCCTCCGGAGGAAAGCCCCCAAGGCACGGGACGCACGCGCCGCTGCGGCAGCCAGCCCTTGTCCACATCTAACAGGGGGCGATTGCGGCAATATGATGTGGATGGGTACGCAGACCAGCCGATCAGCAGCTCGTCTTGCCGCAGGCACGCACGCTGGCGACCTTTTCCTTCAGTGCATCGAGGCCGATGGCGCCGGAGACCGCCTCGTTGCCGATGACATAGGCCGGCGTGCCGGTGACACCGAGGTCTGTCGCCAGCTGGTATGTGGCCTTGACGCTGTCGGTGTTCGGGTTGGCGGCCATCTCCTTGCGCAGCGCATCATCCTTGACGCCGAGCGTGCCGGCAACCTCGATGGCGCTGTCCTCGGTGGCGCGGCCTTCGCTGGAGAGCAGCGTGTGGCTGAACTCGGCATATTTTGCCGGTGCCAGACGGCGGAAAGCATCGGAAACACGCGAGGCTGCCACCGAATCCGGTCCGAGAATCGGGAATTCCTTGAGGATGTAGCGGATGTTCTTGTCGGTCTTCAGCAGCGTGTCGGTGTCGGCCAGCGCGTGGCGGCAGTAGCCGCAATTATAGTCGAAGAACTCGACGATGGTGACATCGCCCTTGTCATTGCCGATGTTGACATCGGACTTGCCGTTGAAGATTTCGTCCTTGTTGTCCGAAATCGCCTTGTTCGACTGGCTGAGGCGCTGCTCTTCCTGCTTCTTCTCCAGCGCAGCCTGCACATCCAGCATCACTTCGGGATGGCTGACGAGGTATTCCTTGATGAAGTCGCCCATCTCCTTCTTCTGCGCCTCGTCCATCGCCAGCGCTGGCTGGGAGAAGGCAAGCGACGAGAACAGGGCAACCGCCGAAAGGCTCATCAGGGTTTTCGAAAGCAGGGCCATAAAATCCTCGTCATCTGGTCGCTGGGCAGGGTGTCCGGGTTCAGCTATCACCGCGTGGTTAACATCTGCCGACACTAGGCCGCAAGGTAAGGTGCCGCGCCAAAACGTCAAACAGCTAATTTCACCAGCGCCGTGCAATCGCGCCATTGTGAACACACGCGCTTTGCGGCAATTGTCTGGCCACGCAACAGTCGAGAAGG from Rhizobium tumorigenes harbors:
- the aat gene encoding leucyl/phenylalanyl-tRNA--protein transferase produces the protein MAGSRRRSQGLTPEILLRAYSIGLFPMAESADDPEIFWVEPEMRGILPLDGFHVSKSLAKTVRKSPFEIRFDYDFDAVIAACGEATSGRPSTWINSTIRSLYSALHRVGHTHSVEAWDGNDLVGGLYGVSLGSAFFGESMFSRRTDASKICLVHLVERLRQKGFTLLDTQFTTDHLKSFGAIDVPKDEYAVLLKAAMESRNLLF
- the accB gene encoding acetyl-CoA carboxylase biotin carboxyl carrier protein, producing MADNKPGIDEALIRNLANILNETDLTEIEVEQDDLRIRVSRAGTTQYVQAPMMAAPQQMAAPAAAAAAVPAALVRNPDNVVSAPMVGTVYMASAPGARAFIEVGAMVKEGQTLLIIEAMKTMNQIPAPKSGKVTEILIEDGRPVEYGEALVIIE
- a CDS encoding DsbA family protein is translated as MALLSKTLMSLSAVALFSSLAFSQPALAMDEAQKKEMGDFIKEYLVSHPEVMLDVQAALEKKQEEQRLSQSNKAISDNKDEIFNGKSDVNIGNDKGDVTIVEFFDYNCGYCRHALADTDTLLKTDKNIRYILKEFPILGPDSVAASRVSDAFRRLAPAKYAEFSHTLLSSEGRATEDSAIEVAGTLGVKDDALRKEMAANPNTDSVKATYQLATDLGVTGTPAYVIGNEAVSGAIGLDALKEKVASVRACGKTSC
- a CDS encoding NADH:ubiquinone oxidoreductase subunit NDUFA12, giving the protein MMKFLLLTFTWWNGATVGTRLAIWRFGKRVGEDEAGNVYYEGGMSSYGLRKRYVVYNGYAEASAIPSGWHGWMHHRTDVPPSEETYVPKEWQKAHKQNLTGTPQAYRPPGSLAVAGERPRVTGDYDAWTPGN
- a CDS encoding DUF2155 domain-containing protein, whose translation is MTFFTRGASLRAATAAIFALGAIAVSVPAEAARISNPVAVFSGLDKITGRITTFDVYLNETVQFGALQVTPKACYSRDDAEQQKVDGFVEVDEITLDRRIRRIFTGWMFADSPGLNAVEHPIYDVWLKECKQKSDVPPPDAAKTN
- the accC gene encoding acetyl-CoA carboxylase biotin carboxylase subunit, translating into MPMISKILIANRGEIALRVLRACKELGIPCVAVHSTADADAMHVRLADESVCIGPPQARDSYLNIHQIVAACEITGADAVHPGYGFLSENAKFADILEAHGITFIGPTAEHIRLMGDKITAKLTAVELGIPVVPGSDGEVKTEADAIKTAAEIGYPVLIKATAGGGGRGMKLAHSPDDVLEAWSTARSESLAAFGNDAVYMEKYLTTPRHIEVQVFGDGEGNAIHLGERDCSLQRRHQKVWEEANSPALNVEQRMKIGQICADAMKKLKYRGAGTIEFLYENGEFYFIEMNTRLQVEHPVTEAITGIDLVHEQIRVASGGGLSVTQDEVHFQGHAIECRINAEDARTFVPSPGTITHFHAPGGLGVRIDSGVYQGYKIPPYYDSLIGKLIVHGRTRVECMMRLRRALDEFVVDGIKTTLPLFQDLVSNQDIANGDYDIHWLEHYLEKPVE